The genomic DNA AAATAATATTTACAGATTCCGTAATAATTCAATGTATAATTTTCAGTGATTACCAAGTGCAGAATATCAAAGTGCCGAGGTGACCAAGTGGCGAGACGTCTATGATTCCCCAATGTCACAGACAACTCAATTCAATTCAATGCACAAAGACAAAAGCTTGTGCACCACACTTGCCCAAAAACCAGTATGACTTATCCTTGGTGCATGTCTTAAGGTTTCCTTCACAGACAAGTCAACTGCAAACCCATCGAAACTGGGTTGACACACATAGGGAGCCGGATGATGTTTGTCACTATAGAAAGGGCGACACCTTTATATCCCTACAgcctaatagtccgaaggcccgctAGTCTGAAGgtccaatagtccgaaggcctgttagtccgaaaattagtaaatattgcaagttacATAGTTGTTATAATTAACATAGAGTTGTATTTcacgaaaacattttttctgCACTGCTGATCTGACAATTTCAATGAACGGCAAGTTGTCATTTCCTCGTGGAGCATTGCTAGCATTGCTatgtcaaaattacatcaaaatgaaaaaaatgaaattaaaaaaaagttaatatgctatatctcacaagcatacgttatatgaattatcttacaaacagCCTTATGAACACTGTAATTTGATTGCATGCATTAAGAATAACGTTGTTccatgaataaatgatgtatataatcaaatcttaCCAAAATATGACCTTTATTTTACCCGTAAACGttgttatattgtacaatatgtacatgtatttaacaacTTGTTTTTGCGTTTCTTTCCCCTTTctgtgacttttttttttattatacgCTTAATGTTGAAAATGGtctgtataatgatatttttgggGAAATATTCAACCggattacattgtacatataaaatgcttatactctttaatatcagatacggTTACGTCAAGGAcatatatgagaaggataagtcacacagAGTTTTAGGCAAAGGcagcgcaggcgcttttgtgtttgtgcactgaccgtgacgttgggcgacgactgatttcctttgatatccgccgccgcagcctttgatgtagcatgggggtgcgagggttaccgtcttactttctgaagcgtgctgccatttcatgagcggtcgtatttttttaacgatagtttaagacatttcttctaaatcttccgtctttaaagcaagttataaacgttgtgaaatttaatttactttacattggtgtttcgtttgactcgataagacaagtacttgttgagaaaaacggtttttattcccagttcataagcgtctcgcgtggtgtttagtagtgtaaagagacagacacgaatgaatccttctcacttataaatccttgggtTACGTATATCAAGATTATactattcttttttttttaattcacaacatttcgttgtttattatcatttttcgtATCAAATCAGTAGAGTTACATTATGTAAGTATACCTTAGCATTTACAACAACCTTTTTTGCATCTAAAACTGTAATAAACGATTGTTTCATTTCCGAGTATTGTTCGCATATAAATTCGTTATAGGCCCCTATTAGGATATCTgttttcggactatcgggccttcggactattgtgACCTCGGACAAacgggccgtagggatataaggcgaTATCGATAGAAAGTGGGCCGCATTTTTATTCTCGCTCCTCTTAAAAGCAAACACCGCACCGCCACACCGCCACTTCCACCAAAATATGAACTCTCTCCAACAGTTCCATTTGGTGTGGCGGGTTTTTCACGTGGTCGGTGGAATTTAGTTATTTAGGGCATATCTGACGTTTTGTTATGTCTTGGTATTATACTGGGTAGTCTACCTGTTACTCACCGACTGTTTGGCTGTGAAGTTACTGGTTCATTAAAACATGCAGCGAAAATTAGTGTTGACAGAGGCCCATCGTCATATTCTCATTTCCCGCGACAagtaaatgatatattctattagtttcgtattttttcattattacgtttgttttaattaatactCCAATGttgcttttttttcttcatGTAATGATATTGATAGCTTTTTCTGGAGTTTTTTTCAagatatgaatttatttttacctATTTTACGAAACAAAATTGTTACTTACAGCAAGGCTTGTAGTCTTGCTATAGTCCATCTCGAAACAACTGAAAAGAGACCACAACATACAAATACTTCCGGGTCGTTGTAGACGAATGTAGTGCATTAAAAATTTATAGCAGtgttacaaaacatttttttctgacttAGGTATTGTAGCTATGAGTATACTTTTTGCATATAATTCTAGTATTATATCGGTGGTACCGGTTTTAACCCATttttggattttggattgtgcGGTAGGACACACTGTGTAATAAGGCTTGAGTAGTGATATTTTGGcattttcagtattttcttATAATGTTAATCTAGAAAACGGGCAGGTTTAAGACGTATAAGGTTGCAGAATAAATAGCTTGGCTTAGCTTAGCTTAGCTTAGcttaattttatttgattttatttgattttattttattttatttttattttattttattttattttattttattttattttatttgagttGAGTTGAGTTGAGTTGAGTTGAGTTGAGTTGAGTTgagttgaattgaattgaattgaatcttttgagttttttgttttaatatgtaaatatgtgtaatcaaggacttataaatccttggtgtaatttatatttttctttagttagtATAATATGTAGAGAAACTAAAAGGTATTATCGACCCCTATCGATTACCGACCACCTACAGTTAATATCCTACATAACTAATCTTATGCCGATGTATTTGCCAATCAAACTCTATTAACAAAGATGAAGGAATTAGGATATTcttttgacaaaatatatatagtctatataagAACCTGTTTCCCAAAAACAAGACCTTATTGCATAGCCAAACAACGCTAAAACACTAGAAATTTCCGATTACATTCTTCCCCTTTAAATTAAACAATGTTAAGGGGTCGATATAGACCTCAATATTCTCTAGTGATAATAATTGTGATCTAAGGACCATGACAATTTTGCATACAAAAGTAATCCGCTACGACCGCGCAATTAATTGTTAGGGTTGGTTTGGTGTTTAAGTTCCTATTGTAGCCTAAAGGTTTATGAcattgtaagtttttttttagcTTTCCATAATTGGCCGAGGTAGataaaaaattgattataaatgtaattttattgtagTTACTACCCCTATGTGTAATGTAATAAATCACAAACTGTGCATGTACATAGCTTTGGAAGAAGTATACATGTCATAAGAGAATAATGCGGATGAGCAATGGTTGGTGGAAAATTAGTAAAATCACGATTGTTATTGGTGAAGTGCATGCCGTGTTAGTGGAGATATAATTTGAAGTAACAAGGAAGGTCATTGGTTATATAAATATGTGGTAGGGTTCACAGGCTATTTAGTATTTTATGAGGACACATGACCAAGTCGAATTTTTCTGTAAACCTTTTATTCTGCGTACAATAAACCTTACAAGAACAAGAACATTTCACAGGGACGAAATCttcctccctctctctctctctctctctctctctctctctctctctccctccctccctcctctctctctctctccaccaccacacaccccacacacaacacaccacacacacacacacacacacacacacacacacacacacacacacacacacacacacacacacacacacacacacacacacacacacacacacacacacacacacatacacacactcacTACCAAAAGTCGGGGGTGTTTTCAGTGAGCCGTCGAGGTTCGAGTGGTTTGTTGGCTCACCGCTATATTTTCGATCCTACCTGCGAGGGCTATGGTATAAAAGGAAAAAATTGAACAGTTTGGGGTTATACTCGTATCGGCACTCGTCGTAGTAGTAACATGGCACCCAAAGCAAGCGGATCTAAAGGAGCTAAGAAGGCGGCCACCAAGGCTAAGGCCAACCGTGGAACTGACAAGAAaaggaggaggaagaggagggaATCCTACAGCATCTACATCTACAAGGTGTTGAAACAGGTGCACCCCGACACCGGTGTGTCCAGCAAGGCTATGTCCATCATGAACAGCTTTGTCAACGACATCTTTGAGAGAATCGCCGCTGAGGCTTCCCGTCTCGCTCACTACAACAAGAGGTCCACCATCACCAGTCGGGAGATCCAGACAGCTGTCCGTCTCCTTTTGCCCGGTGAATTGGCCAAGCACGCCGTCAGTGAGGGAACCAAGGCTGTCACCAAGTACACCAGCTCCAAGTAAACTTCTGAACAAAGTTTACTGAAACCACAAACGGCCCTTTTCAGGGCCACCCATATTTCCCAAAAAGTCCCCAATGTCACTCGAAAATGCGCaatatgttatttgttataGTAGTTAGTTATTGGTGTGAAAGagatattgatgaaatattgGTCCAAGACTTACATACACAAGTGAAACACATATTTAATGATGATTACAAAACATATTAACTTTACCATTGGAGACAAATAAATGACAATGTCGTTACCCACACATATGCTAATGCTGTCGTCtgtttataaatgaattatataaagatgctacacgaCCGATGAATGGTAATGTTTATGTATGAAAAAACTTGAGCCGACaacaataagtatttttcttcaataacaagtttacttacttacttacttatcACCATTggaaatgtaataaaaacaggtatgtaatataACTAATTCCAATCCATAACACTGTCTGAAATgaaatgaggtactgattgcgcagACAACAAAAGGAAAactaattattataaatgtcaAGTAGAGGTTATACACGTATTAAGCATCAATTACTGGCCAACTGATGTTGTTATTTAGttccatatatgtatattttatttgtgtgtaCCCATTTATCGTTTTATGTATGCGTAAAATTCACTGTGTGGTAATATTTATCTTGATATGCGTATTCCGTCTGTAGATAGACataatattgttgttgttttgaatCGGCTACACATGCGTATGGTATGGTATATTCtagattaaataaaaatttgttattGCATAGTTTGGATTTggtacaatatatttttgtattatatttatgtaagattgtttaatactttgggTACGTTGAGAAAAATTAGTGCTACAACACTTTGCGTAATTTCGAGTGATATAGGAGCTTTTTGAGAAGTTTGGTGGCCCTAAAAAGGGCCGTTTGTTTTGGTTGTAGACAGGCTTCGTTCTGGTTTAACCGCCAAATCCGTACAGAGTACGTCCTTGCCTCTTCAGAGCGTACACAACATCCATAGCTGTGACAGTCTTCCTCTTGGCATGCTCGGTGTATGTAACGGCATCCCTGATGACATTCTCAAGGAAAACCTTAAGGACACCACGGGTCTCTTCGTAGATGAGTCCAGAGATACGTTTTCACACCACCTCGGCGAGCCAGACGACGAATAGCGGGCTTGGTGATACCCTGGATGTTATCACGCAACACCTTCCTGTGCCTCTTGGCCCACCTCCCTTTCCGAGTCCCTTTCCTCCTTTACCTCTTCCAGACATGTTTACAGACTGCGAGCAGTGACTGAAATGACTCCGCTCACTGAAAACCGCCACATATAAGAATGTCTAGGCCGTGTGAGAAGACCTCTGCGTTTTTGTAAGCACGGCTTTCATTGGTCATAATTCCAGCGTTCTCTACAGCGGTGTGGTATGGTGTTATGTGGACACATGTGTACACAGTAAACGTGAAATGATATGTTATTTCAAAGGACTTGTTATGTGCGactaattttttttatgaaacatgAATAGATACTTAATAAACAAGTACAGTAAATTGCGTTTGATGTAATGGTATACATGCATATTGTAGCAATATTTCAGATAACCTTTATCATATTTATCCTCCTATTAAAATAGAGTTACACGGGTTTTAATGTTGATTAAGTTTAACTGTTGATTATGTGTGAAGAGAGTATATTGTATTAGATACGTGTTTAACGTGAAGGTGTCAAGTAATGAAATAGTCTATAACATAACGGTGATACAGTATGTTTTGAAAAATGTGTCGTAGTTTAATAACAAATGCTAGGgtgcatgtatatatttgtgtgcATTTTGTCAGAgttttgtacatgttttgtttgcTAGGTTGTATACTAAGTGTGAAAGCCGTATAATTAATGACATTAATACACATCTAAAATGTTGTAATTGCTGAGTGAAGTATTGTATGTTcgtttttattaaaaacaagacGGTCCAAGCGGTTTAAAAGCATTTATTGTGTGGTATCCGATACATATAACACGAGGAAAAAAACTTGctacctgaaaaaaaaaaatacccccCAAAAAAATCGCGCCTCGCTCCGCTCGGCGCACAAACAAatcacaaaacaacaacaaaaacacacaaaacaaaacaaaacacaacatacaaacccttttttttttgggggccttttttcctttttttttttaaccaaaaCTACAACCATTCAAATAACCAAACATACATTCATCGCATCACACccaatacaaaaacaatcattcaataacatacacacacatcaatacacatacaaaacaaacaaaacaccaaAAATTAACAACATTTCAAACTATACACATTCATACACACAAAATTCACAACCAAAATAATCAACATTCCTACATCAATTCACACATTTTATTAACTCAATATTACAAATTATCTAACTTATACATTCACACTCTATCCTATCAACTTCACTACAATCCATACACACACTCAATCATCTTCTTCATTCATATCACAACAacactttttcaaaattatcttCAATATGACATCACTTCAAGTATACGCCATAAATAGCCTATTcttctatataattatatagtgaTGGTTATATTTCCATCAAGGACCATGGGGGTGATGATGCGTATTTTTCGAGTGTATAGGGAACTTTTTGGGAAATTTGGTGGCCCTGAAAAGGGCCGTTTTGTTTAGTGATGTACAGAGGTACTGCTTAAGCACGTTCTCCGCGGATACGGCGAGCCAGCTGGATGTCCTTTGGCATAATGGTGACACGCTTGGCGTGGATGGCGCACAGGTTGGTGTCTTCGAAGAGTCCGACCAAGTAAGCTTCGCTAGCCTCCTGGAGAGCCATAACGGCAGAGCTCTGGAACCTAAGGTCAGTCTTGAAGTCCTGGGCGATTTCACGGACGAGACGCTGGAAGGGCAGTTTCCTGATGAGGAGTTCAGTGCTCTTCTGGTATCTACGGATTTCACGGAGAGCGACTGTTCCTGGCCTGTACCTGTGAGGTTTCTTCACTCCTCCGGTGGCTGGGGCGCTCTTACGGGCGGCCTTGGTAGCCAACTGTTTACGTGGGGCCTTGCCTCCAGTGGATTTACGAGCGGTCTGCTTTGTACGAGCCATTTCTGATGTTTACCAGTCGAAGTTCAACGGTAGAATGACAAAAATTCTGTCAGTGCTATTTTTGTGCTCCCCGCTCCGTTAGAGAACATGGCGACGATTGGTCGCCGGATATGTAATCACGCTTTCGATTGGCCGCTATCTACAATCCTTCATTGGCCGCCAGGCGTGTACAATCCGCCAAGTTTCGATCCTACCTAGGCTTGTGTTTGCGGCAAAACTGTCTACTATGAAAACATGTCATAATGATGATAAACATTGATACGATTCCAATTATGACTGATAATTATACGACGGTCTAACACTTGTGACTATTGATAATAATTCAACATACCTGCCAcaatgattaaaatattgcaatcaatgtgacaaataaatatgttttgagaTACACTCACAGTAGAAACGTGATATTTCCATGCATGTAATGTAcagttttatgtatataaacaataaatgccCATGTTTGTGTGGCAAAATAGCAACAATAACTTAATTGTGCTTAATTTATAACTACTCAaattcaatacaataacatgCGTTGCTGCTTTGCCACACGATCATGAGCATTTCATTTACcatattgtgtatatacatcACTACACGTATGACAGTactcatgtttataaatataaatgacaaataTGTGTTAGGTTATTAGTATCCTCTCTTTCCCTTTTCTCTTGTTAGGTTAGGTTAGGTTAGGTTAGATTAGTTTAGTTTACTACTGGACGGCACTACTTGAGGACATATTATAATCTAGGAGTTGTTGTCTTCACttcagaataaataaaataaaacagctAGCTATTAGATAACACATACGACTCCTCCCACTCTTCACTCGTTTTCCCTTCCTAACTTCTGTTCCTATGTTTTCTCGTACCCGTAAACGGTTTATCGTGAAGGTACGTTTATACCCTTAAACTTAACATTACGTGTACATGTGCGTGCATTTACTTTTATTCATAGGAAGTAACTACATACAGGCAAAACAGGtttgttatgaaaattgacTTGCGTGTGATTtcgtttgtttttattgattcaaTCATTCACTTGCTTGTTTGCTTGCTTGTTCAACATTTTTCTATTGTTGTGTTCATAATTTTTCAATATAGCATGCTACTTTTTCGTCATTGTACATTTCTGTGTGGTTATTGATTGAAAACAACAAGGTTTTTGGTGTTGTGTTGCGTATATTTTCGAGATAATTCATATGAtcactttttgagaaaagtgGGTGGCCCTGAAAAGGGCCGTTTTTTGTTAGTGTAGAAAGCACACTGGAACCGTTTACTTGGCGGCGGGTTTGCTGGTCTTCTTGGGGAGAAGTACAGCCTGGATGTTGGGGAGGACACCACCCTGGGCAATGGTGACACCCGACAGCAGTTTGTTCAACTCCTCGTCGTTTCTGATGGCCAGCTGGAGATGACGGGGGATGATTCTGGTCTTCTTGTTATCCCTGGCGGCGTTACCTGCCAATTCCAAAACTTCAGCGGCTAGGTACTCGAGGACAGCGGCCAAGTAGACTGGGGCTCCGGCTCCAACTCTCTCGGCATAGTTTCCCTTTCGGAGAAGACGATGGATACGTCCGACTGGGAACTGAAGTCCGGCACGGGATGATCGGCTCTTTGCCTTTCCCTTAACTTTTCCTCCCTTACCACGTCCAGACATCTTGATACGTTCGGCTAGTTACTGTAAACAGATATAGCAGAAATGAACCCTAGCACGCCGTCAAGCGTTTTATACCCCACAGGTAGGATCGAAATTGCAGCGAGCGAAAAAGTCGGGGGTGTTTTCAGTGAGCCGTCGAGGTTCGAGTGGTTTGTTGGCTCACCGCTATATTTTCGATCCTACCTGCGAGGGCTATGGTATAAAAGGAAAAAATTGAACAGTTTGGGGTTATACTCGTATCGGCACTCGTCGTAGTAGTAACATGGCACCCAAAGCAAGCGGATCTAAAGGAGCTAAGAAGGCGGCCACCAAGGCTAAGGCCAACCGTGGAACTGACAAGAAaaggaggaggaagaggagggaATCCTACAGCATCTACATCTACAAGGTGTTGAAACAGGTGCACCCCGACACCGGTGTGTCCAGCAAGGCTATGTCCATCATGAACAGCTTTGTCAACGACATCTTTGAGAGAATCGCCGCTGAGGCTTCCCGTCTCGCTCACTACAACAAGAGGTCCACCATCACCAGTCGGGAGATCCAGACAGCTGTCCGTCTCCTTTTGCCCGGTGAATTGGCCAAGCACGCCGTCAGTGAGGGAACCAAGGCTGTCACCAAGTACACCAGCTCCAAGTAAACTTCTGAACAAAGTTTACTGAAACCACAAACGGCCCTTTTCAGGGCCACCCATATTTCCCAAAAAAGTCCCCAATGTCACTCGAAAATGCGCaatatgttatttgttataGTAGTTAGTTATTGGTGTGAAAGagatattgatgaaatattgGTCCAAGACTTACATACACAAGTGAAACACATATTTAATGATGATTACAAAACATATTAACTTTACCATTGGAGACAAATAAATGACAATGTCGTTACCCACACATATGCTAATGCTGTCGTCtgtttataaatgaattatataaagaTGCTACCGACCGATGAATGGTAATGTTTATGTATGAAAAAACTTGAGCCGACaacaataagtatttttcttcaataacaagtttacttacttacttacttatcACCATTggaaatgtaataaaaacaggtatgtaatataACTAATTCCAATCCATAACACTGTCTGAAATgaaatgaggtactgattgcgcagACAACAAAAGGAAAactaattattataaatgtcaAGTAGAGGTTATACACGTATTAACATCAATTACTGGCCAACTGATGTTGTTATTTAGTTCCATATATGTATCTTTTATTTGTGTGTACCCATTTATCGTTATATGTATGCGTAAAATTCACTGTGTGGTAATATTTATCTTGATATGCGTATTCCGTCTGTAGATAGACataatattgttgttgttttgaatCGGCTACACATGCGTATGGTATGGTATATTCtagattaaataaaaatttgttattGCATAGTTTGGATTTggtacaatatatttttgtattatatttatgtaagattgtttaatactttgggTACGTTGAGAAAAATTAGTGCTACAACACTTTGCGTAATTTCGAGTGATATAGGAGCTTTTTGAGAAGTTTGGTGGCCCTAAAAAGGGCCGTTTGTTTTGGTTGTAGACAGGCTTCGTTCTGGTTTAACCGCCAAATCCTACAGAGTACGTCCTTGCCTCTTCAGAGCGTACACAACATCCATAGCTGTGACAGTCTTCCTCTTGGCATGCTCGGTGTATGTAACGGCATCCCTGATGACATTCTCAAGGAAAACCTTAAGGACACCACGGGTCTCTTCGTAGATGAGTCCAGAGATACGTTTCACACCACCTCGGCGAGCCAGACGACGAATAGCGGGCTTGGTGATACCCTGGATGTTATCACGCAACACCTTCCTGTGCCTC from Argopecten irradians isolate NY unplaced genomic scaffold, Ai_NY scaffold_0661, whole genome shotgun sequence includes the following:
- the LOC138313342 gene encoding histone H3, which encodes MARTKQTARKSTGGKAPRKQLATKAARKSAPATGGVKKPHRYRPGTVALREIRRYQKSTELLIRKLPFQRLVREIAQDFKTDLRFQSSAVMALQEASEAYLVGLFEDTNLCAIHAKRVTIMPKDIQLARRIRGERA
- the LOC138313344 gene encoding histone H2A, which encodes MSGRGKGGKVKGKAKSRSSRAGLQFPVGRIHRLLRKGNYAERVGAGAPVYLAAVLEYLAAEVLELAGNAARDNKKTRIIPRHLQLAIRNDEELNKLLSGVTIAQGGVLPNIQAVLLPKKTSKPAAK
- the LOC138313340 gene encoding histone H2B: MAPKASGSKGAKKAATKAKANRGTDKKRRRKRRESYSIYIYKVLKQVHPDTGVSSKAMSIMNSFVNDIFERIAAEASRLAHYNKRSTITSREIQTAVRLLLPGELAKHAVSEGTKAVTKYTSSK